The following coding sequences lie in one Buchnera aphidicola (Stegophylla sp.) genomic window:
- a CDS encoding proton-conducting transporter membrane subunit produces MVIPIYVMALMYMNFYSILYILMILFSGLCISILSFLYLQHIVSYKEEFYLLILFSILGGMLLVVSNHLISFFIGIELMSLPVIGLVQYSFSQKKSLIIALKYVILSSIFSLFILFSIVLIYFICGNLNFSNIKISLLINNYENNNILLFGLGILLISLFFKLSVFPFHFLVPEIYENISSLILIYFTTIIKVSIFGILIKLFFYFPYSHTQILYKIVKYVAVFSIFFGSMCSVFQKDIKKLIGYSSIAHMGYILITLLFINNYNMANEAALIYLINYLISNIGIFSILIIVRNIYNVKISNFNFYKGLFWNKPILAIAMTIFIFSSLGIPITLGFIAKFYIIFLTIYQFDWLIISIILINSGLSIYYYLKVILNLYVYNHVHLNSSIIKYNEYKILEVIIFLFSMLIIFLGIYPKILINIIHVSNTLL; encoded by the coding sequence ATGGTTATTCCAATTTATGTAATGGCATTAATGTATATGAATTTTTATTCTATTTTATATATTTTAATGATTTTATTTTCTGGTTTATGTATTAGTATATTATCTTTTTTGTATTTACAGCATATTGTGTCATATAAAGAAGAATTTTATTTATTGATACTTTTTTCTATTTTAGGTGGTATGTTATTAGTTGTGTCTAATCATCTGATTTCTTTTTTTATAGGGATAGAATTAATGTCATTACCCGTAATAGGGTTAGTTCAATATTCTTTTTCTCAAAAGAAATCTTTAATTATTGCATTAAAATATGTGATACTATCGAGTATATTTTCTTTATTTATATTATTTAGTATAGTATTAATATATTTTATATGTGGAAATCTAAACTTTAGTAATATTAAAATTTCTTTATTGATTAATAATTATGAAAACAATAATATTTTATTGTTTGGTTTAGGTATATTATTAATATCTTTATTTTTTAAGTTGTCTGTTTTTCCTTTTCATTTTTTAGTGCCTGAGATTTATGAAAATATTTCTTCGTTAATTTTAATTTATTTTACTACTATTATAAAAGTTTCAATTTTTGGTATATTAATAAAATTATTTTTTTATTTTCCTTATAGTCATACGCAAATATTATATAAAATTGTAAAATATGTTGCAGTATTTTCGATATTTTTTGGTAGTATGTGTTCTGTGTTTCAAAAAGATATTAAAAAATTAATTGGTTATTCTTCTATTGCACATATGGGTTATATATTAATAACTTTATTATTTATTAATAATTATAATATGGCTAATGAAGCAGCTTTAATATATTTGATTAATTATTTAATTTCTAATATTGGTATATTTAGTATATTAATTATTGTACGTAATATATATAATGTGAAAATTAGTAATTTTAATTTTTATAAAGGTTTATTTTGGAATAAACCAATATTAGCTATAGCAATGACTATTTTTATTTTTTCATCATTAGGTATACCAATAACTTTGGGTTTTATTGCAAAATTTTATATTATTTTTTTAACTATATACCAGTTTGATTGGTTAATAATTAGTATAATATTAATTAATTCTGGATTAAGTATATATTATTATTTAAAAGTTATATTAAATTTGTATGTTTATAATCACGTTCATTTAAATAGTAGTATTATTAAGTATAATGAATATAAGATTTTAGAAGTGATTATTTTTTTATTTTCTATGTTAATAATATTTTTAGGTATTTATCCGAAAATATTAATAAATATTATACATGTTAGTAATACATTGTTATGA
- a CDS encoding TerC family protein — protein sequence MNSIHWIMIWIIFFSIIIICICFNLFLEKKYLHKYNILQQSYFFLFFWFFFTCIFSFFYWMFYTRYVNITVANANLILFWLGYFIEQSFSIDNIFVFFFVFQYFHIPIQLHRKVLSIGILITFILRGLIICIGYWVLLYWNWIIFLFSIILLFTGMEIFFFDNSGYKDINKNILLKYINNIFHILPTLKGEKFFIYYKNLLYVTPLFIALIIIELSDIIFSIDSIPAIFSITHDPFIIITSNFFAILGLRSIYFIVVHIMSKLYYIQYLISLVMIFLSVKMILNSFLYIIGNIYAILVSIILFCYLFYNFISKFNLLR from the coding sequence GTGAATTCTATTCATTGGATAATGATTTGGATAATTTTTTTTAGTATTATTATAATTTGTATATGTTTTAATTTATTTTTAGAAAAAAAATATTTACATAAATATAATATATTACAACAATCTTATTTTTTTTTATTTTTTTGGTTTTTTTTTACTTGTATTTTTTCTTTTTTTTATTGGATGTTTTATACAAGGTATGTGAATATTACTGTTGCTAATGCTAATTTGATTTTGTTTTGGTTAGGATATTTTATAGAACAATCATTTTCAATAGATAATATTTTTGTATTTTTTTTTGTATTTCAATATTTTCATATTCCTATTCAATTACATAGAAAAGTATTATCTATTGGTATATTAATTACTTTTATATTACGAGGATTAATTATTTGTATTGGATATTGGGTATTGTTATATTGGAATTGGATAATTTTTTTATTTAGTATAATTTTATTATTTACTGGAATGGAAATATTTTTTTTTGATAATTCTGGTTATAAAGATATTAACAAGAATATATTATTAAAATATATAAATAATATTTTTCATATTCTCCCAACTTTAAAGGGAGAGAAATTTTTTATTTATTATAAAAATTTATTATATGTTACTCCTTTATTTATTGCGTTAATAATTATTGAATTAAGTGATATTATATTTTCTATAGATAGTATTCCTGCAATTTTTTCTATTACTCATGACCCATTTATTATTATAACATCTAATTTTTTTGCAATTTTAGGGTTGCGTTCTATTTATTTTATTGTTGTTCATATTATGAGTAAGTTATATTATATTCAATATTTAATATCGTTAGTTATGATTTTTCTTTCTGTAAAAATGATATTGAATAGTTTTTTGTATATTATAGGTAATATTTATGCTATTTTAGTTAGTATTATTCTATTTTGTTATTTATTTTATAATTTTATTTCAAAATTTAATTTATTAAGATAA
- the folC gene encoding bifunctional tetrahydrofolate synthase/dihydrofolate synthase, producing MSLKMYNANTSLCSWLSYIERIYPICTHFSLSRIMIVAKKLGLLKSSSFIFTVSGTNGKSSTCYMLERILLNAGYKVGLYTSPHLINYYERIRINGKYIIDDIIHTTIFYSIELARKDILLTYFEFITLSALLIFKQQYLDIIILEVGIGGRLDATNILDPNIAIITNIELDHMHLLGYTRNSIASEKSGIFRKGIDIIIGTKNIPNIIYKISSRLHVRLNRLLYEWNWVKIRDYWNFYDKFGGLYQLPIPKLSLSSVATAVSALRVSQYVICHKLFQQSINQVFLPGRFHIIVNNPQIIVDVAHNPHASNYLYYQLKQLILFKKEKNFQIYSIIGMVSDKDIMNTILPLLNIVNLWFYVPLKTYRSININYLKSCLPNESILCNDVAHAFHKIFKIVQSIDIILVFGSFFLVSEVILFIKNKYNIQNIIPKN from the coding sequence ATGAGTTTAAAAATGTATAATGCTAATACATCATTATGTTCATGGTTGTCATATATTGAAAGAATATATCCTATATGCACTCATTTTTCATTAAGTCGTATAATGATAGTAGCAAAAAAATTAGGTTTACTTAAATCTTCATCTTTTATATTTACAGTTTCTGGAACAAATGGGAAAAGTAGTACTTGTTATATGTTAGAAAGGATTTTATTAAATGCAGGGTATAAAGTCGGTTTATACACTTCACCTCATTTAATAAATTATTATGAACGTATTCGAATTAATGGAAAATATATAATAGATGATATTATACATACTACTATATTTTATAGTATAGAATTAGCTCGAAAGGATATTTTGTTAACGTATTTTGAATTTATAACTTTATCTGCTTTATTAATATTTAAACAACAATATTTAGATATTATTATTTTAGAGGTGGGTATTGGGGGAAGATTAGATGCTACTAATATTCTTGATCCTAATATAGCTATTATTACAAATATAGAATTGGATCATATGCATTTATTAGGGTATACTAGAAATAGTATTGCTTCAGAAAAATCAGGTATTTTCAGAAAAGGTATTGATATTATTATAGGCACTAAAAATATTCCCAATATTATATATAAAATATCTAGTCGTCTTCATGTTCGATTAAATAGATTATTATATGAATGGAATTGGGTAAAAATACGAGATTATTGGAATTTTTATGATAAATTTGGGGGATTATATCAATTACCTATTCCAAAATTATCATTATCTAGTGTTGCGACTGCTGTATCAGCGTTAAGAGTGTCTCAATATGTTATATGTCATAAATTGTTTCAACAATCTATTAATCAAGTTTTTTTACCAGGTCGTTTTCATATTATTGTTAATAATCCTCAAATTATAGTGGATGTTGCACATAATCCTCATGCTTCTAATTATTTATATTATCAATTAAAACAATTAATATTATTTAAGAAAGAAAAAAACTTTCAAATATATAGTATTATCGGTATGGTATCTGATAAAGATATTATGAATACAATTTTACCTTTATTAAATATTGTTAATTTATGGTTTTATGTTCCATTAAAAACATATCGTAGTATTAATATAAATTATTTAAAATCTTGTTTACCTAATGAATCAATATTGTGTAATGATGTAGCACATGCTTTTCATAAGATATTTAAAATTGTTCAATCAATAGATATAATATTAGTATTTGGTTCTTTTTTTTTAGTTTCAGAAGTGATTTTATTTATTAAAAATAAATATAATATTCAAAATATTATACCAAAGAATTAG
- a CDS encoding ribose-phosphate pyrophosphokinase: protein MSNMKIFCGNSVPQLSSLIAKKLYINLSNATIGRFSDGEISVQINENVRGSDIFIIQSTCFPTNDNIMELAVIIDALRRASAGRITAVIPYFGYSRQDRRVRSARVPITAKIVADFLSNVGIDRILTVDLHSEQIQGFFDVPVDNVFSSFIILEDIQKMKLNNPIIVSPDIGGVIRSRAISKLLHDTDMAIIDKRRPKSNMAQIMHIIGDVSDRDCILIDDIIDTGNTVCQAAEALKKHGAKKVLAYATHPIFSGHALNNINRSNINQIIVCDTIPISKDIKLNKKIRTLTLSKMLSEAIRRINNEESISEMFEYKKCIKTYLRK from the coding sequence ATGTCTAATATGAAAATATTCTGTGGTAATTCAGTACCCCAATTATCTTCTTTAATCGCTAAAAAATTATATATTAATTTAAGTAATGCTACTATAGGACGTTTTAGTGATGGAGAAATTAGCGTACAAATAAATGAAAACGTTCGAGGTAGTGATATTTTTATTATACAATCAACATGTTTCCCAACAAATGATAATATTATGGAATTAGCTGTTATTATCGATGCATTAAGACGAGCATCTGCTGGAAGAATTACAGCAGTTATTCCATATTTTGGATATTCAAGACAAGATCGAAGAGTAAGATCAGCACGAGTACCAATCACAGCAAAAATTGTTGCAGATTTTTTATCTAATGTAGGCATTGACCGTATTTTAACAGTTGATTTACATTCTGAACAAATACAAGGTTTTTTTGATGTTCCAGTAGACAACGTTTTTAGTAGTTTCATTATTTTAGAAGATATACAGAAAATGAAACTAAATAATCCTATAATTGTATCACCTGATATCGGAGGAGTAATACGATCTCGAGCCATATCAAAATTATTACATGATACTGATATGGCAATTATTGATAAAAGAAGACCTAAATCTAATATGGCACAAATTATGCATATTATTGGAGATGTGTCAGACCGAGATTGTATTTTAATTGATGATATTATTGATACAGGTAATACTGTATGTCAAGCAGCTGAAGCATTAAAAAAACATGGAGCTAAAAAAGTCTTAGCATATGCAACACATCCTATATTTTCTGGTCATGCTTTAAATAATATTAATCGATCAAATATCAACCAAATTATTGTATGTGATACTATTCCTATATCAAAAGATATTAAGTTGAACAAAAAAATTCGTACCTTAACTTTATCAAAAATGTTATCAGAAGCAATTCGAAGAATTAATAATGAAGAATCTATTTCAGAAATGTTTGAATATAAAAAATGCATCAAAACATATCTAAGAAAATAA
- the prfA gene encoding peptide chain release factor 1 encodes MKISIINKLEKLYKKFKDIENMLTQPKLIHNQEKFKDLSKEYLRLSNLIKYFLKWKKVNKDIKLTSKLLNDLEMLSIVEEELANFREIKNNLENKIKRLLLPHDPNDKKSCFIEIRAATGGDEAAIFAGDLFRMYGRYAEHCHWSVEVMNCHEGDKGGFKEIIFRVTGLGACGRLKFESGGHRVQRIPQTESQGRVHTSTCTVAVIPEVLQSENFKICFNDLKIDTFRSSGAGGQHVNTTDSAIRITHLPTGMVVECQDERSQHKNKAKALSILSSRIHAYEEDKRNKENAFIRRNLLGSGDRSDRNRTYNFPQNRITDHRINLTLYCLDDVLNGNLDILIEPIIQEYHADFLSQYK; translated from the coding sequence ATGAAAATTTCTATTATTAATAAATTGGAAAAGTTATATAAAAAATTTAAAGATATTGAAAACATGTTAACACAGCCTAAATTGATTCATAATCAAGAGAAGTTTAAGGATTTATCTAAAGAATATTTAAGGTTATCTAATTTAATAAAATATTTTCTTAAATGGAAAAAAGTAAATAAAGATATAAAATTAACATCAAAGTTATTAAATGATCTTGAAATGTTAAGTATAGTGGAGGAAGAATTAGCAAACTTTAGGGAAATAAAAAATAATTTAGAAAACAAAATAAAACGTTTATTGTTACCTCATGATCCTAATGATAAAAAAAGTTGTTTTATTGAAATTCGTGCTGCTACTGGTGGTGATGAAGCTGCTATTTTTGCTGGTGATTTGTTTCGTATGTATGGACGATATGCAGAACATTGTCATTGGAGTGTAGAAGTGATGAATTGTCATGAAGGTGATAAAGGGGGATTTAAAGAAATTATTTTTCGTGTGACTGGTTTAGGGGCATGTGGTCGATTAAAATTTGAATCAGGAGGACATCGTGTACAACGTATACCTCAAACAGAATCACAAGGAAGAGTACATACATCGACTTGTACAGTGGCTGTTATTCCAGAAGTTTTACAATCTGAAAATTTCAAAATTTGTTTTAATGATTTAAAGATTGATACTTTTAGATCTTCTGGAGCCGGTGGGCAACATGTTAATACAACAGATTCAGCGATTCGCATTACACATCTTCCTACAGGAATGGTAGTAGAATGTCAAGATGAACGATCGCAACATAAAAATAAAGCAAAAGCTTTATCAATTTTATCTTCTAGAATTCATGCTTATGAAGAAGATAAGCGGAATAAAGAAAATGCTTTTATTCGTCGTAATTTGTTGGGTAGTGGAGATAGATCGGATCGTAATAGAACGTATAATTTCCCTCAAAATCGTATTACTGATCATCGTATTAATTTAACTTTATATTGTTTAGATGATGTATTGAATGGAAATTTAGATATTTTAATAGAACCAATTATTCAAGAATATCATGCTGATTTTTTATCACAGTATAAATAA
- the prmC gene encoding peptide chain release factor N(5)-glutamine methyltransferase, whose translation MKIQFWLQYISNLLYCFRTPQLDSEMIISYTVQQSRTWIYIFNNIFLSTSQIFLLNIFVRRRINCEPISYIIKKKEFWSCVFRISKYVLIPRKETEFLVQEILKRINMYDSVLDLGCGSGCISLSIAHERPYCNIIGIDSSLKSITLSKKNAKYLNINNVYFFYSNWFSAIKRKFNIIVSNPPYIHEQEIVYMNKDCMFEPCGALISRNHGFSDIEHIIKYAYIFLFNQGFLIIEHGWKQKEMVNFLFKKYNFFDVMSYFDFNGYYRITLGKKVY comes from the coding sequence TTGAAAATTCAATTTTGGTTGCAATATATATCAAATTTGTTATATTGTTTTCGTACACCTCAATTAGATTCTGAAATGATTATTAGTTATACTGTTCAACAATCCAGAACTTGGATTTATATTTTTAATAATATTTTTTTAAGTACTTCTCAAATTTTTTTATTAAATATATTTGTCAGACGTCGTATTAATTGCGAACCTATTTCTTATATTATAAAGAAAAAAGAGTTTTGGTCTTGTGTATTTAGAATATCAAAATATGTTTTAATTCCTAGAAAAGAAACTGAATTTTTAGTTCAAGAAATTTTAAAAAGAATTAATATGTATGATAGTGTTTTAGATCTAGGTTGTGGTTCTGGTTGTATATCTTTATCTATAGCTCATGAAAGACCTTATTGTAATATTATTGGCATTGATTCTTCTTTAAAATCTATTACATTATCTAAAAAAAATGCTAAATATTTGAATATAAATAATGTTTATTTTTTTTATAGTAATTGGTTTTCTGCTATTAAAAGAAAATTTAATATTATAGTTAGTAATCCGCCTTATATTCATGAACAAGAAATTGTATATATGAATAAAGATTGTATGTTTGAACCTTGTGGAGCATTGATTTCAAGAAATCATGGTTTTTCAGATATTGAACATATTATTAAATATGCTTACATTTTTTTATTTAATCAAGGTTTTTTAATTATAGAACATGGATGGAAACAGAAAGAAATGGTTAATTTTTTATTTAAAAAATATAATTTTTTTGATGTTATGTCTTATTTTGATTTTAATGGATATTATCGTATTACTTTAGGGAAAAAAGTATATTAA
- a CDS encoding acetate kinase: MLNDLVLVLNFGSSSLKFAILNPDTERKYVFGLVERLYLSYSFVTWYYQRFKYHTIIGNNISHIQSLEFIINHIFYINKKIVCNIQFIGHRVVHGGKKITESKIINSCIIQEIENNIIYAPLHNPINLLGIKSAIKYFPHLSKKNVAVFDTSFFRDMPETSYLYALPYSFYIKYGVRRYGAHGMSHYYVSKIASEILKIQFDTFNVITCHLGNGSSVSVIVNGICVDTSMGFTPMEGLVMGTRSGDLDPAIIFFMHMVLGMTIDEIQHILIKKSGILGLSGGVTSDFRYIEKNYYREIASKRSVDIFCHRLSKYIASYTTLLDGRLDAIIFTGGIGENSILVRQLTMIKLFMIGIRLDMQLNQCLQPGQYGFINKKDTTPVLVIPTNEELIIAQETVKCFR; the protein is encoded by the coding sequence ATGTTAAATGATTTAGTTTTAGTTTTGAATTTTGGTAGTTCTTCATTAAAATTTGCTATTTTAAATCCTGATACTGAAAGAAAGTATGTATTTGGTTTAGTTGAACGTTTATATTTATCTTATTCTTTTGTTACATGGTATTATCAAAGATTTAAATATCATACTATTATTGGGAATAATATATCACATATTCAATCTTTAGAATTTATTATTAATCATATTTTTTATATAAATAAAAAAATTGTTTGTAATATTCAATTTATAGGTCATCGCGTTGTTCATGGAGGAAAAAAGATTACAGAATCCAAGATTATTAATAGTTGTATTATTCAAGAAATTGAAAATAATATTATTTATGCTCCGTTACATAATCCAATAAATCTTTTGGGTATTAAATCTGCAATTAAATATTTTCCTCATTTATCTAAAAAAAATGTAGCTGTTTTTGATACTTCATTTTTTCGAGATATGCCAGAAACATCTTATTTATATGCTCTTCCATATAGTTTTTATATAAAATATGGGGTTCGTCGTTATGGTGCTCATGGTATGAGTCATTATTATGTTTCTAAAATTGCATCTGAAATATTAAAAATACAATTTGATACTTTCAATGTTATTACGTGTCATTTAGGTAATGGGTCTTCAGTATCTGTAATTGTAAATGGTATATGTGTAGATACATCTATGGGATTTACTCCTATGGAAGGATTAGTTATGGGAACGCGAAGTGGTGATTTGGATCCTGCTATAATATTTTTTATGCATATGGTTTTAGGAATGACTATAGATGAAATTCAACATATTTTGATAAAAAAATCTGGTATTTTAGGTTTGAGTGGTGGTGTTACGAGTGATTTTAGATATATTGAAAAAAATTATTATCGTGAAATTGCATCTAAACGTTCTGTTGATATTTTTTGTCATAGACTTTCTAAATATATTGCTTCTTATACTACATTATTAGATGGTCGTTTAGATGCTATTATATTTACTGGAGGTATTGGTGAAAATTCTATTTTAGTGAGACAATTAACGATGATAAAATTATTTATGATAGGTATTCGATTAGATATGCAATTAAATCAATGTTTACAACCAGGCCAATATGGGTTTATTAATAAAAAAGATACTACTCCAGTTCTTGTAATTCCTACCAATGAAGAATTAATTATTGCACAAGAAACTGTAAAATGTTTTAGATAA
- the pta gene encoding phosphate acetyltransferase yields the protein MKRNIMLIPVSKNINLTIISLGLINFFEELNHSVLFFKPFYELHNCYDVLDDTSLILKKYFSTSFINSHHINKKFFLLEKFKNKYLLENSIDLFLKNKIYYDILLIEGVNNNSHNFLINDLNLDLSYHLKSDLIFVFSHDDYKNIIFFLKKIKNFNISNNFLGIIINNTFLNFQDIYINRVSKHIKSQCIDNIPIIADIRYNCDVLFYPISKILTLLKVHKILKINFNVNVVKLFLFYDNLIFDYEYNYSHSILIISYDIFVHKFIHILKRKLNFFNFYAIILFNVKDCHTLQYGFLKDIKKFNISFFYTLLDINIIKLIINRCHINILKYNQNQLKKLSNYISNCLNEKYIISHTKCNKKKYFSHLSSFSFLYNLKKYAKKLNKCILLPEGNELRIIQSAAIANELGIARCVLLGNVDEIHQIALSNNIILSKNINIINPKNIYFNYVHKLVQLRYKKGMTFELAKSIVYHSNIILGSLMLHVGEIDGIVCGVRYTSIDVLKSALQIIGVNKKKNVSLVSSIFFMLLKNHVLVYGDCSVNINPNFQQLSEIAIQSADLSKKFGIEPRIAMLSYSTGLSGQGESVEKVRQATILIKKNRPDLVVDGPIQYDASVNEFISSIKSPSSPLLGQATVLIFPDLNSGNITYKAIQQSLGVYSIGPILQGLNKPVNDLSRGASIDDIVYTIAVTAIQSDQE from the coding sequence GTGAAACGTAATATCATGTTAATCCCAGTATCAAAAAATATTAATTTAACAATAATTAGTTTAGGTTTAATTAATTTTTTTGAAGAATTAAATCATAGTGTATTATTTTTTAAACCATTTTATGAATTACATAATTGTTATGATGTATTAGATGATACTAGTTTAATTTTAAAAAAATATTTTTCTACTTCTTTTATTAATTCTCATCATATAAATAAAAAATTTTTTCTTTTAGAAAAATTTAAAAATAAGTATTTACTAGAAAATAGTATTGATTTATTTTTGAAGAATAAAATATATTATGATATTTTATTGATTGAAGGTGTCAATAATAATAGTCATAATTTTTTGATTAATGATTTAAATTTAGATTTGTCGTATCATTTAAAATCTGATTTAATTTTTGTGTTTTCTCATGATGATTATAAAAATATTATTTTTTTTTTAAAAAAAATAAAAAATTTCAATATTTCAAACAATTTTTTAGGTATTATAATTAATAATACTTTTTTAAATTTTCAAGATATATATATTAATCGTGTTAGTAAGCATATAAAATCACAATGTATTGATAATATACCGATTATTGCTGATATTAGATATAATTGTGATGTGTTATTTTATCCGATTAGTAAAATACTGACATTATTAAAAGTACATAAAATTTTAAAAATAAATTTTAATGTTAATGTAGTAAAATTATTTTTATTTTATGATAATTTAATATTTGATTATGAATATAATTATTCTCATTCTATTTTGATTATTTCATATGATATTTTTGTTCATAAGTTTATACATATTCTTAAGCGAAAATTAAATTTTTTCAATTTTTATGCTATAATATTATTTAATGTTAAAGATTGTCACACATTACAATATGGTTTTTTGAAAGATATTAAAAAATTTAATATTTCTTTTTTTTATACTTTATTAGATATTAATATTATTAAATTAATTATAAATCGATGTCATATAAATATTTTGAAGTATAATCAAAATCAATTAAAAAAATTAAGTAATTATATTTCTAATTGTTTAAATGAAAAATATATTATTTCTCATACAAAATGTAATAAAAAAAAATATTTTTCTCATCTGTCATCTTTTTCATTTTTATATAATCTTAAAAAATATGCTAAGAAACTTAATAAATGTATTTTATTACCTGAAGGTAATGAATTACGTATTATCCAATCTGCTGCTATAGCAAATGAATTAGGTATTGCACGATGTGTATTATTAGGAAACGTTGATGAAATACATCAAATTGCATTATCAAATAATATTATATTGTCAAAAAATATTAATATTATTAATCCTAAAAATATTTATTTTAATTATGTTCATAAATTAGTACAATTACGTTATAAAAAAGGTATGACTTTTGAATTAGCAAAATCAATTGTTTATCATAGTAATATAATTTTAGGATCTTTAATGTTACATGTAGGTGAAATTGATGGTATAGTATGCGGTGTACGATATACAAGTATTGATGTATTAAAATCTGCATTACAGATTATTGGAGTAAATAAAAAAAAAAATGTTTCTTTAGTTTCTTCAATTTTTTTTATGTTACTGAAAAATCATGTATTAGTTTATGGAGATTGTTCAGTAAATATTAATCCTAATTTTCAACAATTGTCGGAAATTGCTATTCAATCTGCGGACTTGTCTAAAAAATTTGGTATAGAACCCAGAATTGCAATGCTTTCATATTCTACTGGGTTATCTGGACAAGGGGAATCAGTAGAGAAAGTAAGGCAAGCAACGATTTTAATTAAAAAAAATAGGCCAGATTTAGTGGTTGATGGTCCTATTCAATATGATGCATCAGTCAATGAATTTATTTCATCTATTAAATCTCCATCATCTCCTTTGTTAGGTCAAGCAACAGTATTAATTTTCCCTGATTTAAATTCTGGAAATATTACATATAAAGCTATTCAACAATCTTTAGGGGTATATTCTATAGGTCCAATATTACAAGGTTTAAATAAACCTGTGAATGATTTATCTCGTGGTGCATCGATTGATGATATTGTATATACTATTGCAGTAACTGCAATACAATCTGATCAAGAATAA
- the yfaE gene encoding class I ribonucleotide reductase maintenance protein YfaE has product MNSKISNYNHKYYTITLNNKIYKIHKKYKKYSLLKILQFNHIHILYQCQTGYCGTCRIKLIKGKIKYFNNNFIAFLNPGEILSCYCTINSNIIIAML; this is encoded by the coding sequence ATGAATTCAAAAATTTCAAATTATAATCATAAGTATTATACTATAACATTAAATAATAAAATATATAAAATTCATAAAAAATACAAAAAATATTCATTATTAAAAATATTACAATTCAATCATATTCATATACTATATCAATGTCAAACAGGATATTGTGGTACATGTCGAATAAAATTAATAAAAGGAAAAATTAAATATTTTAATAACAATTTTATAGCTTTTCTTAATCCTGGAGAAATTTTATCATGTTATTGTACTATAAATAGTAATATCATCATTGCCATGTTATAA